In Paraburkholderia flagellata, a genomic segment contains:
- a CDS encoding DUF1254 domain-containing protein, giving the protein MGAASRRKSFNLQEHGMNLSRKLKACSFAICLAIGGQADAQGTSSPDLLLTTPATPDVLQKGLHADGYSLAIMAYYWGYPLVRMERVAREYTDVPSPKPATSYRAPLDHIGWATSLASPDAKDMPTANNDTYYMSAVLDLTEPYVLTVPDTHDRYYVIDVFNMWQELEHYIGRRTTGTKAGKYVLVPPGWKGTLPKDAKRLDVSTRKVWLWGRLHVKQGEDTAPVQALQKKFTVAPLSGRAVGNPTLSPLPQTGNDELGFFTELAAALKDNPVKPADKALFAQFARIGLTEKGFDASKLDAATRKGMVEGLADGPAVAISSFASTSTVRNGWNWVTGLDSFGFNYPLRAMVAGPYLGGQGEHEAMYPIRYTDSKGQTLSGANQYVVKLESAPPVGAFWSLTMYNADDKMLVANDIGRYKVGSDTPGLKIAQDGSITIPISHTKPTGEDAANWLPAPSGNFYVILRMYQPSDAILSGKWALPQLNKVN; this is encoded by the coding sequence ATGGGGGCTGCTTCAAGACGAAAATCGTTCAATCTACAGGAGCATGGGATGAACCTGTCCAGAAAGTTGAAAGCGTGTTCGTTCGCAATTTGCCTCGCGATCGGAGGGCAAGCGGATGCACAAGGTACGTCGTCTCCTGATCTTCTTCTGACCACGCCCGCTACACCCGATGTCCTTCAGAAAGGCCTGCACGCCGACGGGTATAGCCTGGCGATCATGGCCTATTACTGGGGTTATCCGCTGGTCAGAATGGAGCGCGTCGCGCGCGAGTACACGGATGTGCCGTCGCCCAAACCGGCGACGAGTTATCGCGCACCGCTCGATCATATTGGTTGGGCGACCTCGCTCGCGTCTCCTGACGCGAAGGACATGCCGACCGCCAATAACGACACGTACTACATGAGCGCGGTGCTTGACCTCACCGAACCGTATGTCCTGACGGTGCCCGATACGCACGACCGCTACTACGTAATCGATGTCTTCAACATGTGGCAAGAGCTGGAGCACTATATTGGTCGTCGCACGACAGGCACCAAGGCCGGGAAGTACGTGCTCGTGCCACCGGGCTGGAAGGGAACGCTGCCGAAGGACGCGAAGCGTCTGGACGTCAGCACGCGCAAGGTCTGGCTGTGGGGGCGACTGCACGTCAAACAGGGCGAAGATACCGCGCCCGTGCAGGCATTGCAGAAGAAGTTCACCGTCGCTCCGTTGAGTGGCAGGGCAGTCGGCAACCCGACACTGTCGCCGCTTCCGCAGACCGGCAACGACGAACTGGGATTCTTCACGGAACTGGCTGCTGCCCTCAAGGATAATCCGGTCAAACCCGCCGACAAGGCGTTGTTTGCGCAGTTCGCGCGTATTGGTCTGACCGAAAAAGGCTTCGACGCCAGCAAGCTGGACGCCGCCACCCGCAAGGGCATGGTGGAAGGTCTCGCCGACGGACCCGCAGTCGCAATCTCATCGTTCGCGAGCACGTCGACGGTACGCAATGGCTGGAACTGGGTGACGGGACTCGATAGTTTCGGCTTCAACTACCCGTTGCGTGCCATGGTCGCAGGGCCGTATCTGGGCGGACAGGGCGAGCACGAAGCCATGTATCCGATCCGTTACACCGACAGCAAGGGGCAGACGCTGAGCGGGGCGAACCAGTATGTCGTCAAGCTCGAGTCGGCACCGCCAGTGGGGGCATTCTGGTCGTTGACCATGTACAACGCGGACGACAAGATGCTGGTCGCCAATGACATCGGCCGCTACAAGGTAGGCTCCGATACACCGGGGTTGAAGATTGCGCAGGACGGCTCGATCACCATCCCGATCTCGCACACCAAACCAACAGGCGAGGACGCGGCAAACTGGCTGCCTGCGCCGAGCGGCAATTTCTATGTGATCTTGCGCATGTATCAACCTTCAGATGCGATCCTTTCTGGCAAATGGGCATTGCCGCAATTGAACAAGGTGAACTAG
- a CDS encoding acetolactate synthase large subunit, with amino-acid sequence MNGAESLVATLVDRGVDICFANPGTSEMHFLAALENPKMRSVLCLFEGVATGAADGWYRMKDTPASTLLHLGPGLANGLANIHNAKRASSGMVNIIGEHSTSHLKYDPPLTSDIEGLARPLSHWVRRADSASAIAWDAAKAVDKASEHPGQIATLILPGDTSWREAGTTVTPPRETAPRRTPDAARVEHVARVLRSGEPALIILGNKATRGLALERAGKVAVATGARLGSQFFTARIERGAGRVPLARIPYAVAPARAFLKDFKHIITVETSEPIAFFSYPDKPSLLKEEGTLVHPLVEADEDSALAFEMLLEALGANATAPLVQPRVETAAPTGALNPVSIAHALAAALPENCIVVDESLTTGRETMGYTMGAAPHDLINNMGGSIGYATPVATGAALACPDRRVFCMVGDGSAMYTIQSLWTQARENLNVTTIIFANNSYAILKAEYANMGAGTPGERALAMIDIDRPRIDWQAMAKSMGVRPVAVDTAEAFYKAMTDSVREPGPCLIEVRL; translated from the coding sequence ATGAACGGTGCTGAAAGCCTCGTTGCTACGCTCGTCGATCGGGGCGTCGACATCTGTTTCGCCAATCCGGGCACGTCGGAAATGCACTTTCTCGCCGCACTCGAAAACCCGAAGATGCGCAGCGTCCTCTGCCTCTTCGAGGGCGTGGCGACCGGTGCCGCGGACGGCTGGTATCGCATGAAGGACACGCCGGCCTCCACGCTGCTGCATCTTGGGCCGGGTCTCGCCAACGGGCTCGCGAACATCCATAACGCGAAGCGCGCGTCGTCGGGGATGGTCAACATCATCGGCGAACATTCGACCTCGCATTTGAAGTACGATCCGCCGCTTACTTCGGATATCGAAGGACTTGCGCGACCGTTGAGCCACTGGGTGCGCCGCGCCGACTCCGCGAGCGCGATCGCATGGGACGCCGCGAAAGCCGTCGACAAGGCCTCGGAGCATCCGGGCCAGATCGCGACACTGATCCTGCCCGGCGACACGTCATGGCGCGAAGCCGGCACGACGGTCACGCCGCCGCGCGAAACGGCGCCGCGCAGGACGCCCGATGCCGCGCGCGTCGAGCACGTAGCGCGCGTGCTGCGCTCGGGCGAACCCGCGCTGATCATTCTCGGCAACAAGGCGACGCGCGGTCTCGCGCTCGAACGCGCGGGCAAGGTGGCGGTGGCCACTGGCGCGCGCCTGGGCTCTCAGTTCTTCACTGCGCGCATCGAGCGCGGCGCGGGGCGCGTGCCGCTCGCACGCATTCCGTATGCGGTCGCGCCCGCGCGTGCATTTTTGAAGGACTTCAAGCACATCATTACTGTCGAGACGAGCGAGCCGATCGCGTTCTTCAGTTATCCAGACAAACCGAGTCTGCTCAAGGAAGAAGGCACGCTCGTGCATCCCCTCGTCGAGGCTGACGAGGACAGCGCGCTCGCGTTCGAGATGCTCCTCGAAGCGCTCGGCGCCAACGCGACGGCACCGCTCGTGCAGCCGCGTGTCGAAACGGCCGCACCGACCGGCGCGTTGAATCCGGTGAGCATCGCGCACGCGCTCGCCGCAGCATTGCCCGAGAACTGCATTGTGGTCGACGAATCGCTCACGACGGGCCGCGAGACGATGGGCTACACGATGGGCGCCGCGCCCCACGACCTCATCAACAACATGGGCGGCTCGATTGGCTATGCAACGCCTGTGGCCACGGGTGCTGCGCTCGCGTGCCCGGACCGGCGCGTGTTCTGCATGGTCGGCGACGGCAGCGCGATGTACACGATCCAGTCGCTGTGGACTCAGGCGCGCGAGAACCTGAACGTCACGACGATCATCTTCGCGAACAACAGCTACGCGATTCTCAAGGCCGAGTACGCGAACATGGGCGCAGGCACGCCGGGCGAGCGCGCGCTCGCCATGATCGACATCGACCGTCCGCGCATCGACTGGCAGGCAATGGCCAAAAGCATGGGCGTGCGCCCGGTCGCGGTGGATACGGCCGAGGCTTTCTACAAGGCGATGACCGACTCGGTGCGCGAGCCGGGTCCGTGTCTGATCGAAGTTCGTCTGTAA
- a CDS encoding phosphate ABC transporter substrate-binding protein produces the protein MTTLTGVPTLRTNLAEYAVTKAMRDGRVKSDLVTLDYCGPTPAHNGFKAMVRENAFDAGELAIVTFLQAKAYGKPYVLLPTPISGRFQHHCAGFNIDFGHLDPKDIEGKKVGVRTYSQTTALWIRGILRHEYGVDLDKVTWMTLGDGHLAEYSDPNNCRRLPAGSSIPQMMLDGELAAALLGEDMPKDPRVRTLVPDAQAAAKNWFAREGVVPINHMFVVHERVAKERPDVVREIYRMIVESRAQTEGGVPAVFPPIGLEANRKGIQLAIDWALDQKIIPHRLSVDELFDDVTGSLG, from the coding sequence ATGACTACGTTGACCGGGGTGCCCACGCTGCGCACCAATCTGGCCGAATATGCGGTAACGAAGGCCATGCGCGACGGCCGGGTAAAATCGGATCTCGTCACGCTCGACTATTGCGGACCCACGCCCGCGCACAACGGCTTCAAGGCGATGGTGCGCGAGAACGCCTTCGACGCGGGCGAACTCGCAATCGTCACGTTCTTGCAGGCCAAGGCTTACGGCAAGCCCTATGTGCTGCTGCCCACGCCGATCTCCGGCCGCTTCCAGCATCATTGCGCGGGCTTCAACATCGACTTCGGGCATCTCGACCCCAAGGATATCGAGGGCAAGAAGGTCGGCGTGCGCACCTATAGCCAGACGACGGCGCTCTGGATTCGCGGCATCTTGCGCCACGAATATGGCGTCGATCTCGACAAGGTCACGTGGATGACGCTCGGCGACGGCCACCTCGCCGAATACAGCGATCCGAACAACTGCCGGCGTTTGCCCGCAGGTTCGTCGATTCCGCAGATGATGCTCGACGGCGAACTCGCCGCGGCTCTCCTTGGCGAGGACATGCCGAAGGACCCGCGCGTGCGCACGCTCGTGCCCGACGCGCAGGCGGCGGCGAAGAACTGGTTCGCGCGCGAAGGCGTGGTGCCGATCAACCATATGTTCGTCGTGCACGAGCGGGTGGCGAAGGAGCGTCCGGACGTCGTGCGTGAGATTTACCGCATGATCGTGGAAAGCCGCGCGCAGACGGAAGGCGGCGTGCCGGCCGTGTTCCCGCCGATCGGGCTCGAAGCGAACCGCAAGGGCATCCAGCTCGCCATCGACTGGGCACTTGACCAGAAAATCATTCCGCATCGGCTTTCCGTGGATGAGCTGTTCGACGATGTCACCGGCAGTCTCGGTTGA
- a CDS encoding DUF1254 domain-containing protein yields the protein MAMVAGIAAAGKSTNVMADEAPTPLASGAGSPMEPLGGQPPAGSTPSIKDFDYQIKYQRAFEAVLWNMPAIAIYSFRRAAFDNLGVKDNDIISYSAPATPKLEAITANSTTPYITAFTDLRKGPVVLEVPTAGAEGSVYGQVVDAWQFTIADVGPSGLDKGKGAKFLFTAPGYKGSVPKGYLHVASPNFRIALAFRSVRAPGKTATDAYHYAQRLRMYYLSEASNPPKQRFIDPIHDRYPTLPFFDERHFDDMHAIMSVEPVNPHDKIMMGMLTSLGIEKGKPFTPDDTTKKAMRQAAIDAWFYLQYWYDHFPREKLFWPDRHYASLLQADDNKTFTFVYDDRIDLINRAAEYFWCTYMPRVLSDDPATQYLMAMADSNGHLLEAGKLYKLDVPAQMPVKQFWALTVYDRATNAFIYSESNRTTLSSYDLDTMKKNADGGVTLYVGPKAPDGLESNWIPTAGKRPLPAMRLYGPTEALNNKTFKLADFQLV from the coding sequence ATGGCAATGGTGGCGGGGATCGCAGCTGCTGGTAAAAGCACCAATGTCATGGCCGACGAGGCGCCGACGCCTCTGGCGTCGGGAGCGGGGAGTCCAATGGAACCGCTAGGCGGCCAACCGCCGGCTGGCTCGACTCCCTCGATCAAGGATTTCGACTACCAGATCAAGTATCAGCGCGCGTTCGAGGCGGTTCTGTGGAACATGCCCGCAATTGCGATCTACAGTTTTCGGCGGGCGGCATTCGACAATCTGGGTGTCAAGGATAACGACATCATCTCCTATTCAGCGCCGGCTACGCCGAAGCTCGAAGCCATCACAGCGAATAGCACGACGCCATACATCACGGCATTTACCGATCTGCGAAAAGGGCCCGTTGTGCTGGAGGTCCCCACCGCCGGTGCCGAAGGGAGCGTCTACGGACAGGTCGTCGATGCCTGGCAGTTCACGATCGCGGACGTTGGACCCTCAGGGCTCGACAAGGGCAAAGGTGCGAAGTTCTTGTTCACAGCACCCGGTTACAAGGGCTCCGTTCCCAAGGGCTATCTCCACGTCGCCTCGCCCAATTTCAGGATCGCGCTGGCATTTCGCTCAGTTCGCGCGCCAGGCAAGACTGCGACGGATGCCTATCACTACGCCCAGCGGCTACGCATGTACTACCTGTCGGAAGCCTCGAATCCGCCGAAGCAGCGTTTCATCGATCCCATCCACGATCGCTATCCCACACTTCCGTTTTTCGATGAGCGTCACTTCGACGACATGCACGCCATCATGAGCGTCGAGCCTGTCAACCCGCATGACAAGATCATGATGGGCATGCTCACGTCGCTGGGAATCGAAAAGGGTAAGCCTTTCACGCCGGACGACACGACGAAGAAGGCCATGCGCCAGGCGGCGATCGACGCGTGGTTCTATCTGCAATACTGGTACGACCATTTTCCGCGAGAAAAGCTGTTCTGGCCGGATCGACACTACGCCTCGCTTCTTCAAGCCGACGACAACAAGACTTTTACTTTCGTATACGACGACAGGATCGATCTGATCAATCGCGCGGCCGAATACTTCTGGTGCACCTACATGCCCAGAGTCCTGAGCGATGATCCCGCTACCCAGTATTTGATGGCCATGGCGGACAGCAACGGCCATCTGCTCGAAGCCGGAAAACTTTACAAGCTCGACGTACCGGCCCAGATGCCCGTCAAGCAGTTCTGGGCGCTCACCGTGTATGACCGGGCCACGAATGCGTTCATCTACAGCGAGTCCAACCGCACGACGCTTTCGTCTTACGACCTCGACACCATGAAGAAAAATGCGGATGGCGGCGTGACGCTGTACGTTGGTCCCAAAGCGCCGGACGGCCTGGAGTCTAACTGGATACCGACCGCAGGAAAGCGCCCGCTGCCCGCCATGCGTCTTTATGGTCCGACTGAAGCGCTCAACAACAAGACTTTCAAGCTAGCGGATTTTCAATTGGTCTGA
- a CDS encoding HpcH/HpaI aldolase family protein yields MSDTRLNSIIRAFESGKPAFTAFSKLDKQNAIEMSDAPYEGIVFEMEHNPYDVAALGDALQYMLSRKQIAESGSVAPRVTPIARIPANGVEMNQSFAKQVLDRGAYGVIWPHVATVEQAYNAVASCRYARPKGAPLYEPKGVRGDGPANASRYWGLSMADYYKKADVWPLAPQGEILVGLMCESTQAIENLDDILANVPGIGFILIGEGDLSQELGCPRDYENPIVVDAMRKIVETCHKHNVVVGHPHVTAKNHKRLIEEGYRMLMSAPQRSYGVVGLAREMAGY; encoded by the coding sequence ATGAGCGACACCCGTCTGAACAGCATCATTCGCGCATTCGAATCAGGCAAGCCGGCCTTCACCGCGTTCTCGAAGCTCGACAAGCAAAACGCCATCGAAATGAGCGACGCCCCGTATGAAGGCATCGTCTTCGAGATGGAGCACAACCCCTATGACGTGGCTGCGCTCGGCGACGCGCTGCAATACATGCTGAGCCGCAAGCAGATTGCGGAGTCGGGCTCGGTCGCGCCGCGTGTGACGCCGATCGCGCGCATTCCCGCCAACGGCGTGGAAATGAATCAGTCGTTTGCGAAGCAGGTGCTCGATCGCGGCGCTTACGGTGTGATCTGGCCGCACGTCGCAACGGTCGAGCAAGCCTATAACGCAGTGGCCTCGTGCCGCTATGCGCGTCCGAAGGGCGCGCCGCTCTACGAGCCGAAGGGCGTGCGCGGCGACGGCCCCGCCAACGCCTCGCGCTACTGGGGCTTGAGCATGGCGGACTACTACAAGAAGGCCGACGTGTGGCCGCTCGCGCCGCAGGGCGAAATTCTCGTCGGGCTGATGTGCGAGAGCACCCAGGCGATCGAAAACCTGGACGACATTCTCGCGAATGTGCCCGGCATCGGCTTCATTCTGATCGGCGAAGGCGACCTGAGCCAGGAACTGGGTTGCCCGCGCGATTACGAAAACCCCATCGTGGTCGATGCGATGCGCAAGATTGTCGAGACCTGCCACAAGCACAACGTCGTGGTTGGTCACCCGCACGTCACGGCGAAGAACCACAAGCGCCTGATCGAGGAAGGGTATCGCATGCTGATGTCGGCACCGCAGCGCAGCTACGGCGTCGTGGGCCTCGCGCGCGAGATGGCAGGGTACTAA
- a CDS encoding MFS transporter, with protein METTQPERSATASRWSVLALLALGVLISFVDRTSISSALADPGFIHGFDLSSVDRGWINAAFFWSYGVFQVPMGWVADRYGVKWPYAICFALWCIATTLMGAVTALESLIVMRLIVGVTEAIVIPASYRWIRNNFDERQNGLAVGILAMGNKFGPAFGAPVGAWFIVNYSWQMMFIVTGLVGLLWLVPWLLLVRNDFPSRAALKKASSNARTVSLGSILSSPVVWGGMITNFCYGYFTFYCMTWMPSYLVEQRGLSLERSGVYTFFSFAGIAIVAAVAGWAADRIIEAGYNAILVRKSFTIAGFVGGCTVLLGAYAHSLEGALFWNVLSLSLLGMTTANNLVLSRLTLIPKQAIGLVTGVQQVATSLAGGVAASLSGWLLHVSHNYVLPMMVILVFLLIGATATAVLFRPEWAPKVSDPKALLQEA; from the coding sequence ATGGAGACAACTCAACCAGAGCGAAGCGCGACAGCAAGCCGATGGAGCGTCCTCGCGCTTCTGGCGCTCGGCGTGTTGATTTCGTTCGTCGACCGCACGAGCATTTCCAGCGCGCTGGCGGACCCGGGCTTCATTCACGGATTCGATCTGAGCAGCGTCGATCGCGGCTGGATCAACGCGGCCTTCTTTTGGTCCTATGGCGTGTTCCAGGTGCCGATGGGCTGGGTAGCGGATCGCTACGGCGTGAAATGGCCCTATGCAATCTGCTTTGCGCTGTGGTGTATCGCCACGACGCTGATGGGCGCGGTCACGGCGCTCGAAAGCCTGATCGTGATGCGCCTGATCGTCGGCGTGACCGAGGCGATCGTGATTCCGGCGAGCTATCGCTGGATTCGCAACAACTTCGACGAACGCCAGAACGGGCTCGCCGTAGGCATCCTCGCCATGGGAAACAAGTTCGGCCCGGCGTTCGGCGCGCCGGTCGGTGCGTGGTTCATCGTCAACTATTCGTGGCAGATGATGTTCATCGTGACGGGCCTGGTCGGTCTCCTCTGGCTCGTACCGTGGCTCTTGTTGGTGCGTAACGACTTTCCGTCGCGCGCCGCGCTGAAGAAGGCGAGCAGCAATGCCCGCACGGTGTCGCTGGGGAGCATCCTGTCGAGCCCGGTTGTCTGGGGCGGCATGATCACGAATTTTTGCTACGGCTACTTCACGTTCTACTGCATGACCTGGATGCCTTCGTATCTGGTCGAGCAGCGCGGCCTTTCGCTCGAGCGCTCGGGTGTCTATACGTTCTTTAGCTTTGCCGGTATTGCGATCGTCGCGGCCGTGGCGGGATGGGCGGCAGACAGGATCATCGAGGCGGGCTACAACGCGATTCTCGTGCGCAAGTCGTTCACGATAGCGGGCTTCGTGGGCGGGTGCACGGTGCTGCTCGGTGCGTATGCCCATTCGCTCGAAGGCGCGCTGTTCTGGAACGTGCTGTCGCTCTCGCTGCTCGGCATGACGACGGCGAACAACCTCGTGCTCTCGCGGCTCACGCTGATTCCGAAACAGGCGATCGGCCTCGTGACGGGCGTGCAGCAGGTCGCGACGAGTCTTGCGGGCGGCGTTGCCGCGAGCCTCTCGGGCTGGCTGCTGCACGTGAGCCACAACTACGTACTGCCGATGATGGTGATCCTCGTCTTCCTGCTCATCGGAGCGACGGCGACCGCGGTGCTCTTTCGTCCGGAATGGGCGCCGAAGGTCTCGGACCCGAAAGCGTTGCTTCAGGAGGCCTGA
- a CDS encoding protocatechuate 3,4-dioxygenase, with the protein MAKIVFGMAVPHSGMLGQAPEDWLKNGERDRNNPELWFRNRTWTYSELEAHRKAAFEPFLTMEERTARAARCRVALDKMAAAYREARIDVAIILGKDQKEIFTEFSPSIAIYTGEEVHNGPPQRAVYAPDHHVTHKCHPLLAAYLVERFQNEGFDLTDLFAWPDNVWMKPLPEYPVVPHAYSFVYHQIMGDNPPPHVPVIMNCFYPPTQPSMSRCIEFGEVLRDAIQAWPEDVRVGIFASGGLSHFVNDEEFDHRIMKMLAEYDYDGLAAVDDRSYQSGTSEIKLYASVMKALQETGAEMTLVDYVPCWRTPAGTGEGMGFMYWKAD; encoded by the coding sequence ATGGCGAAGATCGTATTCGGAATGGCGGTGCCGCACAGCGGCATGCTCGGGCAGGCGCCGGAGGACTGGCTAAAGAACGGCGAGCGGGACCGGAACAACCCCGAACTGTGGTTCCGCAATCGCACGTGGACCTATTCTGAGCTCGAAGCCCATCGCAAAGCGGCGTTCGAACCGTTCCTGACGATGGAGGAGCGCACCGCACGCGCCGCGCGCTGCCGCGTGGCGCTCGACAAGATGGCCGCCGCCTACCGAGAAGCCCGCATCGATGTCGCGATCATCCTCGGCAAGGACCAGAAGGAGATCTTTACCGAGTTCTCGCCGTCGATCGCAATCTACACCGGCGAGGAAGTCCACAACGGACCGCCGCAGCGCGCGGTCTACGCGCCCGACCATCACGTCACGCACAAGTGCCATCCGTTGCTCGCGGCGTATCTGGTCGAGCGTTTCCAGAACGAAGGCTTCGACCTGACGGATCTGTTCGCATGGCCCGATAACGTGTGGATGAAGCCGTTGCCCGAGTACCCGGTGGTGCCGCACGCCTATAGCTTCGTCTACCACCAGATCATGGGCGACAACCCGCCGCCGCATGTGCCGGTCATCATGAACTGCTTCTATCCGCCGACACAGCCCTCGATGTCGCGCTGCATCGAGTTCGGCGAAGTGCTGCGCGATGCGATTCAGGCGTGGCCCGAGGATGTGCGCGTTGGCATCTTCGCGTCGGGCGGTCTGTCGCACTTCGTCAACGATGAAGAATTCGATCACCGCATCATGAAAATGCTTGCCGAGTACGACTACGACGGCCTTGCCGCCGTGGACGACCGCTCCTACCAGTCGGGCACCTCGGAAATCAAGCTCTACGCGAGCGTGATGAAGGCACTGCAGGAAACCGGCGCCGAGATGACGCTCGTCGACTACGTGCCGTGCTGGCGCACGCCCGCCGGAACCGGCGAGGGCATGGGTTTCATGTACTGGAAAGCCGACTGA